Within the Phaseolus vulgaris cultivar G19833 chromosome 9, P. vulgaris v2.0, whole genome shotgun sequence genome, the region AGTAGCAGTTAAAATTTATGGCATATTACTACCAACCACATGTTCAACTGGAATAAGATTGTTTCAATTAACTGAAGTTTCAAATTTGAATCTTGGATATACAGCTGCACAAAACACTTAGCTGTGCCATCATCCACAGTAATCTTTGTTAACTAGTATGATATTGGATCAGTTTGTTTAAACTTAAATAGgtcatttttttaaaacctcAAGAAGCAGGATTTACTCATTaaaataacagaaaactgttaatttaaaaacaaagattaaaaaaacataaaaaaacagaaatgtttttattttatcgaaaaaaaaagtttattagaAAATTAACAAATGAACTGACCCTTCTCTCCAGTAAAAAAAAGAGATATTTGTTGTTGGTAAATGCAGGGCTTGAAAAGGAGTACCAAAAGCTGGAAGCATGAAGTACGGGAAACAGCCCCACTGGTTTTCCTTACTTGAAGAGCACGTATAAGCTGCATCCAGAGGCTTCATTAATGCAGTAACTACAACATGGAAAGTTAACACAGGACCCTTTCTCACCTTTCCTTCCTTCTCTTCAGACAGGCCATGTCCTTCCAAAACAAACACATAGTAAATAACCATAAAAAGGGAAAGGACCATATAATAACTGTCAACCCAGGAAATGGAATtggaaaattttattaaatatcaaaacTACCATTCTCATGCTAGTTCTGCTTAGTTTTACTGGTTTTGAATAGACATCACAATAAACAAGTGCAAATGCTGCCCCATTATTCATTACTTATACTTGGAATACCCCATGAAATTTACTTCCatgaaatttattttgattcCTTAATTCTGATTAATATACATCACTAAGTAAATCTAAAATTGATTAATCGAAATTACAGTGACTGAATTTTTCTAGCTTTAAAGCAAAGTGGAAGACGAAATAGATAACTATTTTTAGTAACTCCAGAATATAAACCCGTACTTGATGTACAATGTAAAGATACCTATACCTACTCCAATTAGATTTTGGCAtttctattatatattatgtatcTCATTCTTGTGTGTAAACATCTCCTTACTAGTAGGCACTGAGTATATGATCAATCACTTTAATTCTGACTTCGTAAAATCAAGAActgaaaaaaattgtaaagtcagatattaaaattaaaaagaaaaaaatacttaCAACCTTGAAGACTAGATTAAAAATTTACTCCACTTCTGCCATCATCCATCTAATGCATACAAACACATACATCTTTATAAAAAGTCATGGTTCTGCTCAGTCTGATCAGTGTAGTTGTCACTTTTCAGTATCTTTATCCTGACCATAAGTCCACAAAGTGCCATTCCTGGTCCTAAAACAATGACAACGCTAACTCCAGCTGTACCCGGCTTAGATATCAACCACCAAATATAGCTACTTTAACAATAGGCAATAGCTAATCTTACTGGaaataatttcttaatattTGAACACGCAAACAAGTTATTATCACCCGTCTTCCAGGAGTCATTTATGAATTTGAGTTCCCAAGTACAATTGGCAAATGCACTCTTAACGAATGAGtagattttttgttttgttgattTGAAACCGACTTATGTAATGTCACACACACAAGTAAACTCCAAAAAAAAAGGGGGTAGAGCATCCCTATGAATTGAAGAATGATCAATCTTTAAGACAAGTGGCCTAGATCCAACCAAAACCACCGTTAAAATGCATCACATTCAAATGAACTTTGTTAGATTACATGCCATATTACCGCATATTTCCAGGACAACACAAAGAACAAAAAGAAAGACGATCATCAACACTTTTATGTAGTATCAAACAATACTTTCCTTGTTTTGCCGTAGATGAAGCAACCAAAAATATAAAGCAAATCTTAATCTAAAAGAACCAAAAATATATAACTGAGGCAAGAGTTTAATCTGAGTTTTGCACCAGCCATTAGTTGTTCCTGACTCTCATCAACTTAACTGTTATTTGAACCTGTAAAGTTATGTCTTGGTCGGAGTGGGAATAGCATTTCTCTTCTGCATGTCCATAGAGTTTTGAAAAATCCAAACATCTCAAAAATAGAGAAAGAGATAGAAATTTATCGAACCAACCACACTCCTTCATATACGTCAGGAGTCCATTGATGAGAAGGGGCTGGGGAATTCCACTTGGTGAGGTTAGCTAAATTGAGTTTTGCACCAATGGCATCAAATCTTCTAATTATAGAAAagtgtaataaaaaatatttcacatTTGGGTCTTCTATTTCTCTCCTGCTTTTTTTACTAGGTGTAAGACAACCCACATACAAATAAATAGCCTATTCGATGCTGGTTATAGCCCACAGAAACCTTGGGCATATGGTGATCCCAACTGCCTAAGACGTGCGTGGTAGGACATTTGGCCTTCTGGGTTTTGCACATCAAATCCTCCATTGATAGGGATGCTCAATTGAAAATccttcattttaattatttcatcttttcttctatttctcccCTCAAATTTTGAACTAGGAGGAAATTAACCCAGATACAAAATAAAATGATGGTGGTTTCAGCTTCAGCATCAGCAGATAAGACAACTAAATTCAAGTTTCATGACAAaagtaaaaacataaaataaaaagctTCATAGAAGGCAAAACAAACCCCTACTAGATTAATCTCTACCTCAAAAGGCTAAATCAAAATGCATTTTAGATCCTTTCAAAACCAAACTTACACCACCAGCATTATATCATCTACACGTGTTCTCAATATCCAAATAAATACAAGGGTAACTTCATGCATGTTAAGAATCTTCAAATTGTGCTTGCATTGCATGAATCTAGCAATCTCAGATCTTAACTAGCAACAAGCTTGCAGCCAACTCTCTAAACTTCATATTCTATAGTCTTAACTCACCAGTTTATTAGTCTCCAGTTTTACAGTACTTGCAAGATAGCAAACAATGAAAaccataaattaatttaatcagAATATTGAATCACTGATCAAGAAGAACAGGTAATGCGTTCAATGACAACAGATAAAACTAGCAGACTAATACAAATTTGATCAGTTTCGAGTGCCATAACACGTCAATTATATTCAATCGTCCAATACACAAATTGAGCAATCTACTTGAAACTAGGTCATTGCAATTAAGTATTTTAAAACAGATTACGATTAACCATTAAGTtgtaaaaacaagaaaagccaTTCATGTATAGTGTAAACAGGGAGCTAGCAAATGTTAATCACAGCTCATACTATAACACAAAGCTACTGCGAGAAATTCCATAAACTCTGAAAAGCTACAAACAAATGCAATACATTCAGCAGGTAATATCCAACAATTAGAAAATTGTTGACATCAAATTTACTATTTCTTCTTACAAATAATATGACTTAACTTCCACTGTATGAtgttattttgtattatttGCACCTAGATTGCAGGTTAATGCTACTTAATATGTAATCCTCAATTGTAGTTTAAAAAGAAGGAACTACCTGACGGTCATCTAGGCGTAAGATAACAGTAATAAGCAAGCAGCACAAACTCCTGTACCAAATGAAACTAGGTACTCTGCAAGGCACACCCTATCAGCATAAGATCACTCGCATATAAAAGGGTTTTTATGACAATAGAGAAAGCCGCAGTCAACCAAATTCTGAGGATTATGACTAAAACAAGATGATAAGGCTTATTCAACTACCACTTACAAATAATGAAATTGGACTGTATTgtgtatataaaaaatacaaggGAGGAAACGATAAAAGCAGAAAAACAACATTGACCTCCTAAATTAATTACACTAATTATTAGATCAGTGGCACAATAATAAATCGTAAAAATGAAGATCACaaaaaagcaagaaaaagaaatgaaaaaaggCTGCATTTGCAACCTAATAATGCAATTAACCGTGTACAGAAGAAGGTggagaaaattaaaacaaaaccccacaaaaaaaataataatcaataattCTATACCACAAGATACAATCCTATACagcaaagaaaaacaacaaaggaCAAggaaccaccaccaccaccatgaGACCGCACATCTTCGCGAAACCCCGGCGGTGACGATAGGTGCGAGGGCTGTCCACCAAATCCCGGCGAATTCTCTGGTGACAACGCATCATCATCCGGCGGAGGAGCACCTTCAAGAGGCTTGGCAGTGACAATTGGATTCCTGCCAAAAATCTCCCTCGGCAAGAGAACCTTGGAAACCCCAAAAATGGCAACAGGGTTCTGATCAAAGACGGTCTGCGTAACTGAGGCCTGCACAATGCCGGTGTTGATGGCAACAGAGCCATTCACACGCGAAATGTTGAGTGTGAAGCTACCAGCACCCATGGCCTCAGTAGCGAGGGTGGGTTGGAAGGGGTTAACAACTGATTCAAGCGAGCCAAGAGGGTAATAGGAATGAAGAACATGGAATTTAAGAACCACCCCTTTTTTATCTGCAGGCAGAGACTGAAGGGCAACAGAGGGTGGAAGATCGGCAAAGGCATCATCCACAGGTACGAAAAGAGTGATTCCAGCACCACCCTCATCAGCCTCAAATTCCTAAAATTGGAAATTCATCAGTTAGTTAAATGCCAAGTGCAAATGATGTATACAGATAGAGATTTTCACATCAACACCATCGtaacaaaaaacaaattcaaattcaaattcaaactcAAACTCAAACTCAAACTCAGTATCTGTATCACCAACACTACCTGAACTACGCCGGAGGCCGCAAGCATGGAGGCGGCGACGTTGAAGTTGTGGCCGTCGATTAGGGCTTTGGTGATGTTGAGGACGATGTTGGGGCGGGTTTCGGATGCCATGAGGTCAAGGCCGTAGGGGATGAGGAGGGAATTGACGGCGAAAATGGTGACGTTGTAGGGTAGGGTTTTGACGAGGGACAAAACGGTGACGTTCGAGGGGGAGTAGGGGGCGGGGGAGCGGATCGAGACGAGGCCGGATTGGGGGTCGCGCGTGAGGTTCACGGAGCCGAAGTTGTCGGTGGCGCGTCCGGTTGTTTGGAGGAGCGTGGTGACGAGTTTCCCGGCGGGGGGAGGGCGCGGAGGTCTGACCATGAGAGGAACTGGAGGAGGACGTGGTAGCGGAGGACATCAGCGAGGGCGGCGGGGGAGAGGTGGTGGCGGGCGAGGTGGTCGTCGGCGGCGAGATAGGCGTTGGGGACGGCGAGGATGGAGAGGGAGGAGCGGTCGGAGAGATCCGCGAGAAGAGGCGTTGCGGAGGCGAGGAGCGCGGTGAATTGGGAGAGGTCCGGCACGGTGGAGAGGAGCGCGGTGAAGTTGAGAGCGGTGGAGGGAGGTGGGACCGTTAGGaggtaaaataagaaaaagagtgAAAGGGCATTTTGGGTAATCGAAAATCCATAATGAGATGATGGAGAAGGCATTGCTGGtttctcttcttctcttctgTTCATCACTTGAGTTGAGATGAGAGAGTGAAGTGAGTTTCTCACTCTCTCAATTGCATTTGCAAGCTGTGAATGATCAGATGTGCAGTGAGAGGTGATGCAATCATGATGTGGATTCTTAATGTTTTCCTTccattattattactttttcatTTATTCCCTCTTATATACAccatttcattttctattttttaacattaaaatatttttcattaattatttttctttttaaaataaattatcagaaatctaataaatatttttttaaacacttCAATAATAATTCTCATACGAATTTACAGGTGTTAATGTCTCACAAATGTTAGTGTCCGATAAGACATACGAATTCACACATGTAATAATGTCTCACGAATGTTAGTGTCCGATAAGACATACGAATTCACACAGGTGTTAATCTCACAAATGTTAGTGTCCGATAAGACATACAAATTCACACAGGTGTTAATGTCTCACGAATGTTAGTGTCTGATAAGACAACCAAAGTGTTAATGTCTCATAAATGTTAGTGTCCGATAAAACACACACGCCATTTAAAAGGCAAGCGATTGaactcatttttaaaaaaatttaatttaaatttcatcGGTATAAACTCTAATAGTGGATGAAAATGGTTGAAAACTTAATTTAGGTGGTAGTTGAAAATGGTTAAGTTGGTTTAGCATTAAATGAAAAGTACTTGGTAAATTATTTGTTAAAAGAGTATATGTTTATGGAAAGTCTCTCACTACAATATCCACCCATGTCAATCTATCTTGCTTTTGAAAACACCTCAACCCCACACACCAATAATCATTCATTGTTACCCAAAAAAAACATTCCAACTTTTTTTCATACAAAAACATTCTTATTAACTACTGTAAtctcttttttttcaaattaattaataataataaataaagaataacgagtattttaatttatattaaatgcAAATTCAAAATTGACTCtactgataattttttttatttttccttttgtaTCGCTgattaacatttaaaatataatgttacatttataatatctttaataaatatttgttaaaaaaatattattttaatatgaatcTCACTGCAAATGTGATTCAATAAAATTGACAAAATCATTTTAATATGagtagtttttttaaattttaaaacaattatatttattaatgagATTTACATTAAAAtactgtttttatttataagaaaattattaaacttAATTATATGTAACAAGTTCTCTTATAGTGATTTTAGAATTGGCAAACACTTAGTGGTGTTattgcttcttcttttttctatggcaaAGGATTTAGTTGTGATTAGAGAAGCTTGGTGCCATTGAAGCATACTTAGGAAACCTTGTCACTTCGTACCTATTGGGGCAATAATCCAAAGAGAAGGATGCACTTAGGAATAAAGTGTTTTCCTAGATATCAAGTCTATGATGGATCCAAAAGAAAAATAGTGCAATCAATAGGTATGTAAAATAAGAGATAGGTAAATTTAATTAAggtttaataaaattttgaaaactattgtgaagatgaagtttcctttatttttattttttttaagatgatTAAAACATCATGCTTAGAGTTTTATGAGTGATTAAATGGTCAAGAATGTGAATAGAATAAGATAtcgaaaagaataaaatatgaaCAATATAAAGAATTTCGATTGAATTAATGCATCTTTGTCTATTGTGAGTTCATCTAAATTTGTGTTTTGTATTTAATATCTGACTTTCGTCTTATCATAATAAGTGTATTTGCATCTAAACATTATATAAACATGATTATCAAGtaggaaataattttttgaagtgTTATTCAATGTGTATATATGTTTCACACTAGGTAGCATTATTAGACATACCAAAATCATGTTGTTTATTATGACCAATACTTGGGTGACCTAGGCATGACTTTATATAAAAACTTGCATCTTTATCTTAACTAAGCTTGTGTATGCCTTAACACATGTGTACAATAGATCATTTACCCACTAGTACATGGTAGGTTTTGTGTGAGAGCTTTTCTTTAAGTTCCAAGCCACTACAAAAGGCATGTGAAAATGGCATTCTCCTTATCATCTTTAAGTCATCAATGGTCCTCACATATTTTGACTTCTCCTATATGGCTTGAATTGGTGATTTAAAGAGTCTGGAGGGCCAAGCTCGTATGAAGGTTGTTAAGGAGTCATCGCCCCTTGTAGCAAGGAAGAAGCAGACGAGTAACATGCATGCCcacttgtaataaaaaaatcattaagcGTGATGTTTCGAATTGTGTAACAAGATATGTCATATGATTCTATGTTCCCCATTAGTTAATCAAGAGTTTTAGTGGAGCTAGTATTCTTCACGTAACAatatttgttgaaccaagtggtgttcaagctttgaagaatccaaaccctttgaaggatgttgaagccttgactgtgcttgatgttgttgtgctatCCTAGATAGGttatggggtagtttgagtattgtaatccacctcttgattgaatccaaagcataggcattctcaatcttttaaaaagaaaagtgtttttcaaactaagttaaaaacaaccgattgttttgtcgaaacaaccgattgtttatacatagatgtttttagaaaagattgaaaactgtttttcaaatggttgagctgttaaaaccaaaacaactgattgattcgaggaaacaaccgattgtttgctTTGgcaccataacagaaaaactgttttatctttgactgagttttaaatgtttttaactgcttacgctccagtctttaaatgttttgaccaatcc harbors:
- the LOC137821392 gene encoding LOW QUALITY PROTEIN: fasciclin-like arabinogalactan protein 4 (The sequence of the model RefSeq protein was modified relative to this genomic sequence to represent the inferred CDS: inserted 1 base in 1 codon), producing the protein MNRREEEKPAMPSPSSHYGFSITQNALSLFFLFYLLTVPPPSTALNFTALLSTVPDLSQFTALLASATPLLADLSDRSSLSILAVPNAYLAADDHLARHHLSPAALADVLRYHVLLQFLSWSDLRALXPAGKLVTTLLQTTGRATDNFGSVNLTRDPQSGLVSIRSPAPYSPSNVTVLSLVKTLPYNVTIFAVNSLLIPYGLDLMASETRPNIVLNITKALIDGHNFNVAASMLAASGVVQEFEADEGGAGITLFVPVDDAFADLPPSVALQSLPADKKGVVLKFHVLHSYYPLGSLESVVNPFQPTLATEAMGAGSFTLNISRVNGSVAINTGIVQASVTQTVFDQNPVAIFGVSKVLLPREIFGRNPIVTAKPLEGAPPPDDDALSPENSPGFGGQPSHLSSPPGFREDVRSHGGGGGSLSFVVFLCCIGLYLVV